In one Hypanus sabinus isolate sHypSab1 chromosome 11, sHypSab1.hap1, whole genome shotgun sequence genomic region, the following are encoded:
- the rwdd3 gene encoding RWD domain-containing protein 3 isoform X2, with translation MAAQEEAAALRAIYGADFQLLSHSESEGITFQIGETYKHHARKVQLKVTFQLPPGYPNCLPDISISSDQLSRKQCSDLKWDLQQYAVTLLSQPIVYELMMWLQQNFENSLGQPTAGKADEGDNQQNQGNSGDGTWMALLHLDHMRAKAKYIRSIEKWTSDLSLTGRLMFMGKLILILLQGERKDIKKTTKVDVDSSGKRCKEKMISVLYEEKLQAEHVRLTSFSVKEFASGCELHQEFEDLGLSDLYDKFVQF, from the exons ATGGCAGCTCAGGAAGAGGCGGCCGCCCTCCGGGCCATTTACGGCGCTGACTTCCAACTCCTTTCCCATTCAG AATCAGAAGGGATTACTTTCCAAATTGGTGAGACCTATAAACACCATGCAAGGAAAGTCCAGTTGAAGGTTACTTTTCAGTTGCCCCCTGGCTATCCGAACTGCCTGCCAGATATCTCCATCAGCTCAGATCAACTCAGTCGTAAACAGTGCTCTGATTTGAAATGGGACTTGCAGCAGTATGCAGTGACTCTTCTTTCCCAGCCCATAGTTTATGAGCTAATGATGTGGCTACAACAGAACTTTGAGAACAGCCTGGGCCAACCCACAGCAGGCAAGGCTGATGAAGGCGACAACCAGCAGAACCAGGGTAATTCAGGTGATGGCACATGGATGGCTCTTTTGCATTTAGATCACATGAGAGCCAAAGCAAAGTACATCAGAAGCATAGAAAAATGGACTTCTGACCTGAGTCTCACAGGAAGACTGATGTTCATGGGCAAACTCATACTAATTCTTCTGCAAGGGGAGAGAAAAGATATCAAG AAAACCACCAAGGTGGATGTGGATTCCAGTGGAAAAAGATGCAAAGAAAAGATGATCAGTGTTCTTTATGAAGAAAAACTTCAAGCTGAGCATGTTAG GCTTACAAGCTTTTCCGTGAAAGAATTTGCATCAGGATGTGAGTTACACCAAGAATTTGAAGATCTGGGTTTATCTGACCTCTATGACAAGTTTGTACAGTTCTAA
- the rwdd3 gene encoding RWD domain-containing protein 3 isoform X1 translates to MAAQEEAAALRAIYGADFQLLSHSESEGITFQIGETYKHHARKVQLKVTFQLPPGYPNCLPDISISSDQLSRKQCSDLKWDLQQYAVTLLSQPIVYELMMWLQQNFENSLGQPTAGKADEGDNQQNQGNSGDGTWMALLHLDHMRAKAKYIRSIEKWTSDLSLTGRLMFMGKLILILLQGERKDIKEYLVLQKTTKVDVDSSGKRCKEKMISVLYEEKLQAEHVRLTSFSVKEFASGCELHQEFEDLGLSDLYDKFVQF, encoded by the exons ATGGCAGCTCAGGAAGAGGCGGCCGCCCTCCGGGCCATTTACGGCGCTGACTTCCAACTCCTTTCCCATTCAG AATCAGAAGGGATTACTTTCCAAATTGGTGAGACCTATAAACACCATGCAAGGAAAGTCCAGTTGAAGGTTACTTTTCAGTTGCCCCCTGGCTATCCGAACTGCCTGCCAGATATCTCCATCAGCTCAGATCAACTCAGTCGTAAACAGTGCTCTGATTTGAAATGGGACTTGCAGCAGTATGCAGTGACTCTTCTTTCCCAGCCCATAGTTTATGAGCTAATGATGTGGCTACAACAGAACTTTGAGAACAGCCTGGGCCAACCCACAGCAGGCAAGGCTGATGAAGGCGACAACCAGCAGAACCAGGGTAATTCAGGTGATGGCACATGGATGGCTCTTTTGCATTTAGATCACATGAGAGCCAAAGCAAAGTACATCAGAAGCATAGAAAAATGGACTTCTGACCTGAGTCTCACAGGAAGACTGATGTTCATGGGCAAACTCATACTAATTCTTCTGCAAGGGGAGAGAAAAGATATCAAG GAGTATCTTGTTCTTCAGAAAACCACCAAGGTGGATGTGGATTCCAGTGGAAAAAGATGCAAAGAAAAGATGATCAGTGTTCTTTATGAAGAAAAACTTCAAGCTGAGCATGTTAG GCTTACAAGCTTTTCCGTGAAAGAATTTGCATCAGGATGTGAGTTACACCAAGAATTTGAAGATCTGGGTTTATCTGACCTCTATGACAAGTTTGTACAGTTCTAA